One segment of Anguilla anguilla isolate fAngAng1 chromosome 1, fAngAng1.pri, whole genome shotgun sequence DNA contains the following:
- the preb gene encoding prolactin regulatory element-binding protein isoform X2, producing MTLPCSETTGRSEFASFSDTMGRRKLPDLYCAPFPLYTVKVHPETGLVVTAGGGGASKTGIKNGVHFLGLELVGGRHSATLLHSHDTDTRATMNLALGGDVIAAGQDGTCSLMRFKQCSKKDGHKATAREEGGDGKQTAPRRRGGHRRAEAGGDEAETRDETPQMSVEAVGEVCSDRSPTDPLQKCVRFSADLSLLLTGGADGHVRVWEYPAMKEKLDFKAHDGEIEDLDISPDNKIVTVGRDFACCVWSNDQLVVGLSWHDNMPHITDKMYRYQACRFAKVEDQSDALRLYTVQIPHKRDRRPPPCYLTKWDGRNFLPLLTKPCGSEVISCLAVSDSGTFLGLGTVTGSVSIYIAFSLQSLYYVQEAHGIVVTDLAFLPDSPKGRGILGDNEAALLSVAVDSRCKMHVLPHRGSFPVWLLLLLCALVVVCVVLFLQHTFPGFI from the exons ATGACTCTCCCCTGCAGTGAGACCACTGGAAG AAGTGAATTTGCGAGCTTCTCTGACACTATGGGCCGACGGAAACTTCCAGACCTCTACTGCGCTCCCTTCCCTCTCTATACTGTGAAGGTGCACCCTGAAACAGGATTAGTTGTCACAGCAGGTGGGGGTGGCGCTTCAAAGACTGGAATTAAAAATGGGGTG CACTTCCTGGGTCTGGAGTTAGTCGGTGGCCGGCACAGTGCTACACTTCTGCACTCCCATGACACAGACACCCGCGCTACCATGAACTTGGCACTAGGGGGCGATGTGATCGCAGCAGGGCAGGACGGCACTTGCAGTTTGATGCGCTTTAAACAGTGCTCCAAGAAGGATGGCCACAAGGCTACAGCTAGAGAAG AAGGGGGCGACGGCAAGCAGACGGCCCCCAGGCGGCGTGGGGGGCATCGGCGGGCCGAGGCAGGCGGGGACGAGGCGGAGACAAGAGACGAGACCCCTCAGATGTCGGTGGAGGCGGTGGGGGAGGTGTGCTCGGACCGCAGCCCCACTGACCCCCTGCAGAAGTGCGTGAGGTTCAGTGCTGACCTCAGCCTGCTGCTGACCGGTGGGGCGGATGGACACGTCCGCGTGTGGGAG taccCTGCAATGAAGGAGAAGCTGGATTTCAAGGCTCATGATGGGGAGATTGAAGACTTAGATATCAGTCCTGATAACAAG ATCGTGACAGTAGGGCGGGACTttgcgtgctgtgtgtggagtaaTGACCAGCTGGTCGTGGGATTGAGTTGGCATGACAACATGCCTCACATCACCGATAAGATGTACCGCTACCAAGCCTGCAG GTTTGCAAAGGTGGAGGACCAGTCCGATGCTCTGAGGCTCTACACGGTCCAGATTCCTCACAAACGTGACCGCAGGCCGCCCCCCTGCTACCTCACCAAGTGGGACGGGCGGAACTTTCTCCCCTTGCTTACCAAACCCTGTGGCAGTGAGGTCATTTCCTGCCTGGCTGTCAG TGACTCTGGGACATTTCTGGGCTTGGGGACAGTGACGGGATCAGTGTCCATTTACATTGCCTTCTCACTGCAG AGTCTTTACTACGTTCAGGAAGCCCATGGGATCGTGGTCACCGATCTGGCCTTCCTGCCAGACTCCCCGAAGGGcagggggattctgggagaCAACGAAGCCGCCTTGCTGAGCGTAGCGGTGGACAGCCGCTGCAAGATGCACGTCCTGCCCCATCGAG GGTCCTTCCCGGTGtggctgctgctcctgctctgcGCCCTCGTGGTGGTGTGCGTGGTGCTCTTCCTGCAGCACACCTTCCCAGGATTCATTTAG
- the preb gene encoding prolactin regulatory element-binding protein isoform X1, which translates to MTLPCSETTGRSEFASFSDTMGRRKLPDLYCAPFPLYTVKVHPETGLVVTAGGGGASKTGIKNGVHFLGLELVGGRHSATLLHSHDTDTRATMNLALGGDVIAAGQDGTCSLMRFKQCSKKDGHKATAREEGGDGKQTAPRRRGGHRRAEAGGDEAETRDETPQMSVEAVGEVCSDRSPTDPLQKCVRFSADLSLLLTGGADGHVRVWEYPAMKEKLDFKAHDGEIEDLDISPDNKQIVTVGRDFACCVWSNDQLVVGLSWHDNMPHITDKMYRYQACRFAKVEDQSDALRLYTVQIPHKRDRRPPPCYLTKWDGRNFLPLLTKPCGSEVISCLAVSDSGTFLGLGTVTGSVSIYIAFSLQSLYYVQEAHGIVVTDLAFLPDSPKGRGILGDNEAALLSVAVDSRCKMHVLPHRGSFPVWLLLLLCALVVVCVVLFLQHTFPGFI; encoded by the exons ATGACTCTCCCCTGCAGTGAGACCACTGGAAG AAGTGAATTTGCGAGCTTCTCTGACACTATGGGCCGACGGAAACTTCCAGACCTCTACTGCGCTCCCTTCCCTCTCTATACTGTGAAGGTGCACCCTGAAACAGGATTAGTTGTCACAGCAGGTGGGGGTGGCGCTTCAAAGACTGGAATTAAAAATGGGGTG CACTTCCTGGGTCTGGAGTTAGTCGGTGGCCGGCACAGTGCTACACTTCTGCACTCCCATGACACAGACACCCGCGCTACCATGAACTTGGCACTAGGGGGCGATGTGATCGCAGCAGGGCAGGACGGCACTTGCAGTTTGATGCGCTTTAAACAGTGCTCCAAGAAGGATGGCCACAAGGCTACAGCTAGAGAAG AAGGGGGCGACGGCAAGCAGACGGCCCCCAGGCGGCGTGGGGGGCATCGGCGGGCCGAGGCAGGCGGGGACGAGGCGGAGACAAGAGACGAGACCCCTCAGATGTCGGTGGAGGCGGTGGGGGAGGTGTGCTCGGACCGCAGCCCCACTGACCCCCTGCAGAAGTGCGTGAGGTTCAGTGCTGACCTCAGCCTGCTGCTGACCGGTGGGGCGGATGGACACGTCCGCGTGTGGGAG taccCTGCAATGAAGGAGAAGCTGGATTTCAAGGCTCATGATGGGGAGATTGAAGACTTAGATATCAGTCCTGATAACAAG cagATCGTGACAGTAGGGCGGGACTttgcgtgctgtgtgtggagtaaTGACCAGCTGGTCGTGGGATTGAGTTGGCATGACAACATGCCTCACATCACCGATAAGATGTACCGCTACCAAGCCTGCAG GTTTGCAAAGGTGGAGGACCAGTCCGATGCTCTGAGGCTCTACACGGTCCAGATTCCTCACAAACGTGACCGCAGGCCGCCCCCCTGCTACCTCACCAAGTGGGACGGGCGGAACTTTCTCCCCTTGCTTACCAAACCCTGTGGCAGTGAGGTCATTTCCTGCCTGGCTGTCAG TGACTCTGGGACATTTCTGGGCTTGGGGACAGTGACGGGATCAGTGTCCATTTACATTGCCTTCTCACTGCAG AGTCTTTACTACGTTCAGGAAGCCCATGGGATCGTGGTCACCGATCTGGCCTTCCTGCCAGACTCCCCGAAGGGcagggggattctgggagaCAACGAAGCCGCCTTGCTGAGCGTAGCGGTGGACAGCCGCTGCAAGATGCACGTCCTGCCCCATCGAG GGTCCTTCCCGGTGtggctgctgctcctgctctgcGCCCTCGTGGTGGTGTGCGTGGTGCTCTTCCTGCAGCACACCTTCCCAGGATTCATTTAG
- the preb gene encoding prolactin regulatory element-binding protein isoform X3, with protein MGRRKLPDLYCAPFPLYTVKVHPETGLVVTAGGGGASKTGIKNGVHFLGLELVGGRHSATLLHSHDTDTRATMNLALGGDVIAAGQDGTCSLMRFKQCSKKDGHKATAREEGGDGKQTAPRRRGGHRRAEAGGDEAETRDETPQMSVEAVGEVCSDRSPTDPLQKCVRFSADLSLLLTGGADGHVRVWEYPAMKEKLDFKAHDGEIEDLDISPDNKQIVTVGRDFACCVWSNDQLVVGLSWHDNMPHITDKMYRYQACRFAKVEDQSDALRLYTVQIPHKRDRRPPPCYLTKWDGRNFLPLLTKPCGSEVISCLAVSDSGTFLGLGTVTGSVSIYIAFSLQSLYYVQEAHGIVVTDLAFLPDSPKGRGILGDNEAALLSVAVDSRCKMHVLPHRGSFPVWLLLLLCALVVVCVVLFLQHTFPGFI; from the exons ATGGGCCGACGGAAACTTCCAGACCTCTACTGCGCTCCCTTCCCTCTCTATACTGTGAAGGTGCACCCTGAAACAGGATTAGTTGTCACAGCAGGTGGGGGTGGCGCTTCAAAGACTGGAATTAAAAATGGGGTG CACTTCCTGGGTCTGGAGTTAGTCGGTGGCCGGCACAGTGCTACACTTCTGCACTCCCATGACACAGACACCCGCGCTACCATGAACTTGGCACTAGGGGGCGATGTGATCGCAGCAGGGCAGGACGGCACTTGCAGTTTGATGCGCTTTAAACAGTGCTCCAAGAAGGATGGCCACAAGGCTACAGCTAGAGAAG AAGGGGGCGACGGCAAGCAGACGGCCCCCAGGCGGCGTGGGGGGCATCGGCGGGCCGAGGCAGGCGGGGACGAGGCGGAGACAAGAGACGAGACCCCTCAGATGTCGGTGGAGGCGGTGGGGGAGGTGTGCTCGGACCGCAGCCCCACTGACCCCCTGCAGAAGTGCGTGAGGTTCAGTGCTGACCTCAGCCTGCTGCTGACCGGTGGGGCGGATGGACACGTCCGCGTGTGGGAG taccCTGCAATGAAGGAGAAGCTGGATTTCAAGGCTCATGATGGGGAGATTGAAGACTTAGATATCAGTCCTGATAACAAG cagATCGTGACAGTAGGGCGGGACTttgcgtgctgtgtgtggagtaaTGACCAGCTGGTCGTGGGATTGAGTTGGCATGACAACATGCCTCACATCACCGATAAGATGTACCGCTACCAAGCCTGCAG GTTTGCAAAGGTGGAGGACCAGTCCGATGCTCTGAGGCTCTACACGGTCCAGATTCCTCACAAACGTGACCGCAGGCCGCCCCCCTGCTACCTCACCAAGTGGGACGGGCGGAACTTTCTCCCCTTGCTTACCAAACCCTGTGGCAGTGAGGTCATTTCCTGCCTGGCTGTCAG TGACTCTGGGACATTTCTGGGCTTGGGGACAGTGACGGGATCAGTGTCCATTTACATTGCCTTCTCACTGCAG AGTCTTTACTACGTTCAGGAAGCCCATGGGATCGTGGTCACCGATCTGGCCTTCCTGCCAGACTCCCCGAAGGGcagggggattctgggagaCAACGAAGCCGCCTTGCTGAGCGTAGCGGTGGACAGCCGCTGCAAGATGCACGTCCTGCCCCATCGAG GGTCCTTCCCGGTGtggctgctgctcctgctctgcGCCCTCGTGGTGGTGTGCGTGGTGCTCTTCCTGCAGCACACCTTCCCAGGATTCATTTAG